The following proteins come from a genomic window of Microtus ochrogaster isolate Prairie Vole_2 chromosome 7, MicOch1.0, whole genome shotgun sequence:
- the LOC101983046 gene encoding developmental pluripotency-associated protein 4-like isoform X2: MEDAGNELSSTGEPREVDCLMSSQPSTSFAKPPAKKKRANKTAKEDNCKSNKKAGDAETPKPTPRKIELENIPDTPRKARVKMCRKKLKTEEGQESCPQVIVPLEVVPVPEEQMSALTEPPVLYEEVSTTVVTTTASEAVLASWSRIAANANKNEALQSITTPETYGDLWCVVHGRSLPADSRGWVRLQFHAGQAWVPEKKGKVIALFLLPACTFLPPYLEDNMLCPTCVHKNRILNKSLQG, translated from the exons ATGGAGGATGCTGGAAACGAGTTGAGCAGCACAGGAGAGCCAAGAGAAGTGGACTGCCTGATGTCTAGTCAACCGAGCACATCCTTTGCAAAGCCccctgcaaagaaaaaaagagcaaacaagaCAGCAAAAGAGGACAATTGTAAATCAAACAAGAAAGCAGGAGATGCTGAGACTCCAAAACCCACTCCTAGGAAAAT TGAATTAGAGAACATTCCTGACACGCCGAGAAAGGCCAGGGTGAAGATGTGTCGAAAAAAATTGAAGACGGAGGAGGGACAAGAGTCTTGTCCTCAGGTGATAGTGCCTCTTGAAGTGGTCCCTGTACCCGAGGAGCAGATGTCCGCCCTTACTGAACCTCCTGTCCTCTATGAAGAGGTCAGCACAACGGTTGTGACCACAACCGCCTCTGAGGCAGTGTTGGCGTCTTGGTCGAGGATTGCAGCCAATGCTAACAAGAACGAGGCCCTGCAGTCCATTACAACACCCGAGACGTACGGGGATCTGTGGTGTGTGGTCCATGGGAGAAGCCTTCCAGCAGACTCAAGAGGTTGGGTTCGGCTTCAGTTCCACGCTGGACAAGCCTGGGTACCTGAGAAAAAGGGGAAAGTGAttgccctcttcctgctgccgGCCTGCACCTTTCTGCCCCCATACCTGGAGGATAACATGCTGTGCCCCACCTGTGTTCACAAGAACAGGATCCTCAATAAGAGCCTCCAAGGATAA
- the LOC101983046 gene encoding developmental pluripotency-associated protein 4-like isoform X1 translates to MEDAGNELSSTGEPREVDCLMSSQPSTSFAKPPAKKKRANKTAKEDNCKSNKKAGDAETPKPTPRKIPVPPLPDYLPPVNLIHRDILREWCKKQKLSSKGQKLETYKRLLASSYPKQMTELENIPDTPRKARVKMCRKKLKTEEGQESCPQVIVPLEVVPVPEEQMSALTEPPVLYEEVSTTVVTTTASEAVLASWSRIAANANKNEALQSITTPETYGDLWCVVHGRSLPADSRGWVRLQFHAGQAWVPEKKGKVIALFLLPACTFLPPYLEDNMLCPTCVHKNRILNKSLQG, encoded by the coding sequence ATGGAGGATGCTGGAAACGAGTTGAGCAGCACAGGAGAGCCAAGAGAAGTGGACTGCCTGATGTCTAGTCAACCGAGCACATCCTTTGCAAAGCCccctgcaaagaaaaaaagagcaaacaagaCAGCAAAAGAGGACAATTGTAAATCAAACAAGAAAGCAGGAGATGCTGAGACTCCAAAACCCACTCCTAGGAAAATACCAGTTCCTCCTCTACCGGATTATCTGCCCCCAGTGAACCTGATTCATCGAGACATTTTGCGGGAATGGTGCAAGAAGCAGAAGCTGAGCAGCAAAGGCCAGAAATTAGAGACTTACAAACGACTCCTTGCAAGTTCTTACCCCAAACAAATGACTGAATTAGAGAACATTCCTGACACGCCGAGAAAGGCCAGGGTGAAGATGTGTCGAAAAAAATTGAAGACGGAGGAGGGACAAGAGTCTTGTCCTCAGGTGATAGTGCCTCTTGAAGTGGTCCCTGTACCCGAGGAGCAGATGTCCGCCCTTACTGAACCTCCTGTCCTCTATGAAGAGGTCAGCACAACGGTTGTGACCACAACCGCCTCTGAGGCAGTGTTGGCGTCTTGGTCGAGGATTGCAGCCAATGCTAACAAGAACGAGGCCCTGCAGTCCATTACAACACCCGAGACGTACGGGGATCTGTGGTGTGTGGTCCATGGGAGAAGCCTTCCAGCAGACTCAAGAGGTTGGGTTCGGCTTCAGTTCCACGCTGGACAAGCCTGGGTACCTGAGAAAAAGGGGAAAGTGAttgccctcttcctgctgccgGCCTGCACCTTTCTGCCCCCATACCTGGAGGATAACATGCTGTGCCCCACCTGTGTTCACAAGAACAGGATCCTCAATAAGAGCCTCCAAGGATAA